A stretch of the uncultured Desulfobacter sp. genome encodes the following:
- a CDS encoding RNA-binding S4 domain-containing protein: MTENRIVYITHAPVELYKVLKFENIASSGGEAKYIIADGLVRVNGQVETRKRKKILPGDIIEIYDTRLEITSE, translated from the coding sequence ATGACTGAGAATAGAATCGTTTATATTACCCATGCACCTGTGGAATTATACAAGGTGCTCAAGTTTGAAAATATTGCGTCCAGCGGGGGCGAGGCCAAATATATAATTGCCGACGGGCTGGTCCGGGTGAACGGCCAAGTTGAAACAAGAAAAAGGAAAAAGATTCTTCCTGGGGATATTATAGAAATTTATGATACCCGTCTTGAAATCACATCTGAGTAA
- a CDS encoding ISAs1 family transposase, translated as MGKNNINKYFETIEDHRHHNKLHKLIDVIIIAICGVVAGADTYEQIENFGKKRKRWLSKFLELPYGIPSHDTFDRIFERMNPQEFQNSFKNWIASVAKQTKGQVVAIDGKTLRRSHNRSEDKKAIHMISAWATANQVVLGQLKTEEKSNEITAIPYLLKLLDLSGCIVTIDAMGTQKKIAETIIDSNCDYILALKENHKTLYENTVRFFDHMNNMKEEGYCFDEYETVDGGHGRIETRRNVITRDIDWLDDKENWPGLKSLGMVESTRNVNGEVSCDRRYYISSLDCTAQVFGTSVRSHWGIENSLHWVLDIAFREDESRIRKGFGPENFAAIRHIALNLLKENKSFKGSIKSKRLNAAMDTQYLEDVMFA; from the coding sequence ATGGGTAAAAACAACATAAATAAATACTTTGAGACGATTGAAGATCATAGGCACCACAACAAGCTCCATAAATTAATTGATGTGATTATTATTGCAATATGTGGCGTTGTCGCAGGGGCCGATACCTACGAACAAATTGAAAATTTTGGAAAAAAGCGAAAGAGATGGCTTTCAAAATTCCTGGAATTGCCATATGGGATCCCATCACATGATACCTTTGACCGAATTTTTGAAAGGATGAACCCACAAGAATTTCAAAATAGTTTCAAAAACTGGATTGCCTCTGTAGCCAAACAAACCAAAGGCCAGGTTGTGGCGATAGACGGAAAAACCCTGAGACGCTCTCATAACAGATCTGAGGATAAAAAAGCCATCCATATGATTAGTGCCTGGGCAACTGCAAATCAGGTAGTTCTCGGGCAACTAAAAACGGAAGAAAAATCCAATGAAATAACCGCCATTCCCTATCTTTTAAAGTTGCTTGATCTATCCGGTTGCATAGTCACCATTGATGCCATGGGGACACAGAAAAAAATTGCGGAAACCATAATTGACAGTAATTGTGACTACATTCTGGCATTAAAAGAAAACCACAAGACCCTTTATGAAAATACAGTCCGTTTTTTTGACCACATGAACAATATGAAAGAAGAGGGATACTGTTTCGATGAATATGAAACAGTAGATGGTGGGCATGGACGCATTGAGACCCGTAGGAATGTCATAACCCGTGATATTGATTGGCTTGATGACAAAGAAAATTGGCCTGGTTTAAAATCTTTGGGGATGGTTGAAAGCACCCGGAATGTTAACGGGGAAGTAAGTTGTGACAGGCGTTATTATATATCCAGTCTTGATTGTACTGCGCAGGTATTTGGAACTTCTGTCAGAAGTCATTGGGGAATTGAGAATTCACTTCACTGGGTATTGGATATCGCTTTCCGGGAAGATGAGAGCAGGATACGGAAAGGATTCGGGCCGGAGAACTTTGCGGCAATTCGGCATATTGCCTTAAATCTGCTTAAAGAAAATAAAAGTTTTAAAGGGAGCATCAAGTCAAAAAGATTGAATGCGGCAATGGATACACAGTATTTGGAGGACGTGATGTTTGCATGA
- a CDS encoding hybrid sensor histidine kinase/response regulator yields MMAPGQTAIHKQSVMVVEDCEPDIDALVACLSGNYRVRVATDGAGALKCIREDVPDIVLLDILMPGMDGFEVCRQIKEDPELQNVLIIFVTSLTEAVDETKGLEMGAVDYITKPFNFAVIRAKVKTHLELALARKELAYQNRILKENIELREQVEQIYRHDLKTPIQVVLGAAQIMMHSDPLDKPTWQNIVQEQMNACYTMVDILNRTMVLYKMEQDTCPVHMTKVDIMPVFDRIGVAFDRRMAKRQIRLNISINEDSADAGRPFMILCDELLFYIMINNLFSNALEASPDGGIIAIRIIGPKQGYIKIEIENQGLIPEPIRDKFFDKFVTYGKAQGTGIGTYSAMLTARLHGGSINFSLSEQAGTTTISVRLPQ; encoded by the coding sequence ATGATGGCACCGGGACAAACAGCCATACATAAACAGTCGGTGATGGTGGTTGAAGACTGTGAACCTGATATTGACGCACTGGTGGCGTGTTTGAGCGGTAACTACCGGGTCCGGGTCGCAACGGACGGCGCCGGCGCCCTTAAATGTATCCGGGAGGATGTGCCTGATATCGTGCTGCTGGACATCCTGATGCCGGGCATGGACGGTTTTGAAGTTTGCCGGCAAATCAAAGAAGATCCTGAATTACAGAACGTATTGATCATATTTGTTACCAGTTTAACAGAAGCTGTGGATGAAACCAAGGGGCTCGAGATGGGCGCTGTGGACTATATTACAAAACCCTTTAACTTTGCCGTCATCCGCGCCAAGGTAAAAACCCACCTGGAGCTGGCCCTGGCCAGAAAGGAACTGGCATACCAAAACCGAATTCTTAAAGAAAATATCGAATTACGGGAACAGGTTGAGCAGATTTACCGCCATGATCTCAAGACTCCGATCCAGGTGGTATTGGGGGCCGCACAGATCATGATGCACTCTGACCCCCTGGATAAACCCACCTGGCAAAATATAGTGCAGGAGCAGATGAATGCCTGTTATACCATGGTTGATATACTTAACCGAACCATGGTGCTGTATAAAATGGAACAGGATACCTGTCCGGTTCATATGACCAAGGTGGATATCATGCCTGTTTTTGACCGCATCGGTGTGGCCTTTGACAGAAGAATGGCAAAAAGGCAGATCCGGTTGAACATATCAATCAACGAAGATTCTGCTGATGCAGGCAGGCCTTTTATGATTTTATGCGATGAATTGCTTTTTTACATCATGATCAACAATCTGTTCTCCAATGCCCTGGAGGCCTCCCCGGATGGCGGAATCATTGCCATCCGAATCATTGGCCCCAAACAGGGCTATATTAAGATCGAAATAGAAAACCAGGGACTTATCCCGGAGCCTATCCGTGATAAATTCTTTGATAAATTTGTTACTTACGGAAAAGCCCAGGGTACAGGTATCGGAACGTATTCGGCAATGCTTACGGCACGCCTGCATGGTGGAAGCATTAACTTCTCTTTGTCCGAGCAGGCCGGTACCACCACGATATCTGTGCGCTTACCCCAGTAA
- a CDS encoding two-component system response regulator, translating to MTDLSQMRVLVVDDVETNVDILVEALGDDYRVSVAMDGESALEIIEEDPPDIILMDIMMPGIDGYQVCERLKSKTATRDIPVVFLTALSEEDNEAKGLALGAVDYITKPFRAAIVKARVKNHLELKQHKDHLENLVEKRTREVFLTQEISMECIGTLAEFRDPETGGHIKRTQHYIKALADELKTLPQFREILNEETIDLIYKCAPLHDIGKVAIPDAILKKPGKLTKEEFDMMKTHTIHGYEVLLSAKTRLDAGNYLKCAGTIALTHHEKWDGSGYPRGISGDNIPVEGRLMAISDVYDALVSKRVYKPPFPHSQAMTIILEGKGKHFDPDMVDVFKRHAETFRAIAIEFADHDDEIKTLQC from the coding sequence ATGACCGACTTATCTCAGATGCGCGTTCTTGTTGTAGATGATGTGGAAACCAATGTGGATATTCTCGTGGAGGCCCTTGGCGATGATTACCGGGTCAGTGTGGCTATGGACGGGGAATCAGCCCTGGAAATTATCGAAGAAGATCCTCCGGATATTATTCTTATGGATATCATGATGCCCGGCATAGATGGTTACCAAGTGTGTGAAAGGCTTAAGTCCAAAACCGCGACCCGGGATATCCCTGTGGTGTTTTTGACGGCCTTGTCCGAAGAAGACAATGAGGCCAAGGGCCTTGCTTTGGGCGCAGTGGATTATATTACAAAGCCATTCAGGGCTGCAATCGTTAAAGCCCGGGTTAAAAATCATCTGGAATTGAAACAGCACAAGGACCATTTGGAGAACCTGGTCGAGAAAAGAACCCGGGAAGTATTTTTAACTCAGGAAATCAGCATGGAATGTATCGGCACCCTGGCTGAATTTCGAGATCCTGAGACCGGCGGGCATATCAAGCGCACCCAGCATTACATCAAAGCGCTTGCAGACGAACTTAAAACGCTGCCCCAATTTAGGGAAATATTAAATGAAGAGACCATTGACCTAATTTATAAATGTGCACCGTTGCATGATATCGGTAAAGTTGCCATTCCTGATGCCATCCTTAAAAAACCGGGTAAACTGACCAAAGAAGAGTTCGATATGATGAAAACCCATACCATACATGGATATGAGGTGTTACTATCCGCCAAAACCCGTCTGGACGCAGGCAATTATCTGAAATGCGCCGGCACCATTGCTTTGACTCACCATGAAAAATGGGACGGTTCCGGTTATCCACGGGGAATTTCAGGAGATAATATCCCTGTGGAAGGGCGTTTGATGGCCATCTCAGACGTTTATGATGCGCTAGTATCCAAACGGGTATATAAACCGCCTTTTCCACATTCACAAGCCATGACCATTATTCTTGAGGGAAAGGGAAAACATTTTGACCCTGATATGGTAGACGTGTTTAAGCGCCATGCCGAAACGTTCAGGGCCATTGCCATAGAATTTGCAGACCATGATGATGAAATTAAAACGTTGCAGTGTTAA
- a CDS encoding transporter substrate-binding domain-containing protein: MLSNRYMIGLKYILIILFVSISTASGVTTCLAGTPPKQITVAVGTDSTPYYFLNQENHPAGLVVDIWKLWADRTGIKVVFKPVPFYQTLTSVQNGDADVHAGCFFSKKRSQTLDFITPVVMVRTHFFVKKNILGVNRLEDLRGFRIGIIKGDAAIDYLKQKLPDATLAVYPDNLTLFNAVKSGDILAFVKDTNIALAMLKQKGIMNQFRYFDQEPLYEADWLCAVRRGNKVLAEIVRKGMQEIPQADKAAVFRKWTGRSQDLATDALTIACINEYPPMSMISAAGHPSGMLVDVWRLWAAKTGRKINFKFFSPGDALKAVEDGRADIHSGLSRSNERETTIAFSHPFYRMESGFFYKLGPNAPKTLAELQGKIVGTDAGTTPLKHLQVKNRVFLVQPTDHDLLQEASQGVFDVFFAELPYVSAQLERRGEQGSYDLLSQGKMTRPIHAGVAKKNTTLLKTVNKGFAAISDVEVADIEARWIKDPSLRQFGNNPMTNILTPEEKAWLKSHQVVPLLGDAGLPPISFADPTGRYKGVAADYINLIGRRLGIRFEVITDYTWSQMMNMIKTGKANGITCIVKEKDREQWLSFTEPYFVSPYVIVTKKQMPAISGVENLAGKTLAIEEGFFLQSRLKKQYPKVVVKPFENTVKALENVADGSSDAYAGNLMVIKYLLNKKDIDTLKIAAPAPWPESRLCLGLRKDWPLLISSINKAIENISQESHRLINLHWMEDLEDADHETMLLLTHDEKEWLRSHPAVRLGIDPAWPPFEFYSQEHGYSGLAAEYINKIENQLNISLQPQIGLTWQQAIDKGRQKKIDLFPCIAPSPKRAQFLNFTNPYLTFPMVIAAETNFPFISGLEELEGNTIAVAQGYISHEILQKDFPTLKLSPVESVAEGLKRLSQNRADVFVGNLASITYSSKQIGLTNIKISAVTPYNFELSMGVRKDWHQLVSILNKILTNMPESEKNKIRDDWVRMQFEHQTNWTLLWKWIFGMTLVSGTILGIILFSNNKLKKAEVSLRESHKDLALAVAVAKEEKQKALAADQAKSQFLANMSHEIRTPMNAIIGMTHLIMQTPLDTKQTDYVSKIDTSAKSLLNLINDILDFSKIEAGKMDMEIVLFRLDETMEKLADLITVKAAGKKNIEVQFKVDPQIPNTLKGDPLRLNQVLVNLGNNAVKFTDKGHIIVSVDLLERQKDQGLLRFCVTDSGIGMTPEQQKKLFKVFSQADSSTTRKYGGTGLGLVISKRIVEMMGGEIFLESTAGKGSTFSFTLPIEFGPKEAPKQKREEQTISRAILGAKILLAEDHEINQQVAKEILESAGFFVRMANNGEEALSMALSQDFDLVLMDLQMPVMDGYQATREIRRHKTSENLPIVAMTASAMPRDRAKAMAAGMNSHVSKPIDLKELFQTLAQWIKPGDRPFPKGFNEKPDKESTIADVPGISVRHALSRLDKNEELYLDLLEKFKQNYAYADRELKDLIENGQDADARRLAHSIKGVAGNVGMTDLQAAAADLEAAFCDKRSSEYDNLMTRFSQSLPLVLSSVDQLTSAIVKKAPLPANGQIKSKKELARMLVDLAPFVKKREAKPAKERIKKMALLAWPNHMESDIAQLDHLISRYQFKPAEALLEKVMVTLEDIG; the protein is encoded by the coding sequence ATGCTTTCAAATAGATATATGATCGGATTAAAATATATTTTAATCATCTTATTCGTATCGATCTCTACGGCTTCTGGGGTAACAACCTGTCTGGCCGGCACCCCACCCAAACAGATTACCGTGGCTGTGGGCACGGACAGCACTCCCTACTATTTCCTCAATCAGGAAAATCACCCTGCCGGTTTGGTGGTGGATATCTGGAAACTTTGGGCCGACAGGACCGGCATAAAAGTCGTTTTTAAGCCCGTCCCCTTTTACCAGACCCTTACATCCGTACAAAATGGAGATGCCGATGTTCACGCCGGGTGTTTTTTCAGCAAAAAAAGAAGTCAAACCCTTGATTTTATAACACCGGTGGTCATGGTCAGGACCCATTTTTTCGTGAAAAAAAATATCCTGGGCGTAAATCGGCTGGAGGACCTGCGCGGTTTTCGCATTGGCATCATTAAGGGTGATGCAGCCATTGATTACCTGAAACAAAAATTACCCGATGCCACCCTGGCCGTATATCCGGATAACCTGACCCTGTTCAACGCTGTCAAGTCCGGTGATATTCTTGCGTTTGTCAAAGATACCAATATCGCTTTGGCAATGCTCAAACAAAAAGGGATAATGAATCAGTTCCGATATTTTGACCAGGAACCGCTTTACGAGGCGGATTGGCTTTGCGCCGTACGCCGTGGCAATAAAGTTTTGGCCGAAATCGTACGAAAAGGGATGCAAGAAATTCCCCAGGCCGACAAAGCCGCTGTGTTTCGTAAATGGACTGGGAGATCCCAGGACCTTGCAACCGATGCATTGACCATTGCCTGCATCAATGAGTACCCGCCCATGTCCATGATCAGTGCCGCAGGCCATCCGTCCGGCATGCTCGTGGATGTATGGCGGCTGTGGGCAGCTAAAACCGGCCGGAAAATAAATTTTAAATTTTTCAGCCCCGGCGACGCCTTAAAAGCTGTCGAGGATGGAAGGGCAGATATCCATTCAGGCTTAAGCAGGTCAAACGAGCGGGAAACAACCATTGCCTTCTCTCACCCCTTTTACCGGATGGAAAGCGGTTTTTTTTATAAACTCGGGCCGAATGCGCCCAAAACACTGGCCGAATTACAAGGAAAAATTGTCGGAACCGATGCAGGCACCACGCCGTTAAAGCATTTGCAGGTAAAAAACAGAGTCTTTCTGGTGCAACCCACAGATCACGATCTGCTCCAGGAGGCATCCCAGGGTGTCTTTGACGTCTTTTTTGCAGAACTACCATATGTCTCGGCCCAGCTTGAACGCAGGGGAGAACAAGGAAGTTACGATCTTTTATCCCAGGGAAAAATGACCCGGCCCATTCATGCGGGGGTGGCAAAAAAAAACACGACGCTTTTAAAAACCGTCAACAAAGGGTTTGCTGCCATATCCGACGTTGAAGTGGCTGATATTGAAGCGCGCTGGATCAAAGATCCATCCCTGAGACAGTTTGGGAACAACCCCATGACCAATATACTGACCCCGGAAGAAAAAGCCTGGCTGAAATCCCATCAGGTGGTCCCGCTTTTAGGAGACGCAGGTTTGCCACCCATTAGTTTTGCAGATCCAACCGGCCGCTATAAAGGGGTGGCGGCTGACTATATCAATCTGATCGGACGCCGATTGGGCATTCGGTTTGAAGTCATCACCGACTACACCTGGAGCCAGATGATGAACATGATAAAAACAGGCAAAGCAAACGGAATTACCTGTATTGTCAAAGAAAAAGATCGGGAGCAGTGGCTCTCATTCACTGAGCCCTATTTTGTGAGCCCCTATGTCATTGTGACTAAAAAACAGATGCCGGCCATTTCCGGTGTAGAAAATCTGGCCGGCAAAACCCTGGCCATTGAAGAGGGATTCTTTCTACAATCCAGATTGAAGAAACAATATCCGAAAGTCGTAGTTAAACCCTTTGAAAATACGGTCAAGGCCCTTGAAAATGTGGCCGACGGATCAAGTGACGCCTATGCCGGAAATCTTATGGTAATTAAATATCTGTTGAATAAAAAAGATATTGATACGCTTAAAATTGCAGCGCCGGCCCCTTGGCCGGAATCCAGACTTTGCCTTGGCCTTCGCAAGGACTGGCCCTTGCTGATTTCATCCATTAACAAAGCCATTGAAAATATCTCCCAGGAATCCCACCGGCTGATCAACCTGCACTGGATGGAGGACCTTGAGGATGCGGACCATGAAACCATGCTTTTGCTCACACACGATGAAAAGGAATGGCTCAGATCCCATCCGGCCGTAAGATTGGGGATTGATCCTGCCTGGCCGCCGTTTGAATTCTATTCCCAAGAACACGGGTATTCTGGCCTGGCCGCCGAATATATTAACAAAATAGAAAACCAACTCAACATATCCCTGCAACCCCAGATCGGCCTGACCTGGCAACAAGCCATCGACAAGGGGCGACAAAAAAAGATAGACCTATTCCCCTGTATTGCCCCCAGCCCCAAGCGGGCACAATTTCTTAATTTCACCAATCCATATCTCACGTTCCCTATGGTCATTGCCGCCGAAACGAATTTCCCATTTATCAGCGGGCTTGAAGAACTTGAAGGAAATACGATTGCAGTGGCCCAAGGTTATATATCCCATGAAATTCTCCAAAAAGATTTTCCAACGCTTAAACTTTCACCCGTTGAATCGGTGGCTGAAGGCCTCAAACGGCTCAGCCAAAACAGGGCGGACGTGTTTGTGGGAAACCTTGCTTCCATAACATATAGTTCCAAACAAATAGGACTGACCAATATTAAAATTTCCGCTGTGACCCCCTACAACTTTGAACTCTCCATGGGTGTACGAAAGGATTGGCATCAATTGGTCTCCATCCTTAACAAAATTTTAACGAACATGCCTGAATCTGAAAAAAATAAAATTCGGGATGACTGGGTCCGCATGCAGTTTGAGCATCAAACCAACTGGACGCTTCTGTGGAAATGGATTTTTGGGATGACACTTGTCTCGGGTACCATCCTGGGCATTATTCTTTTTTCCAACAATAAACTTAAAAAGGCCGAAGTCTCTTTGAGAGAGAGTCACAAAGATTTGGCCCTGGCCGTAGCCGTGGCCAAAGAGGAAAAGCAAAAAGCGTTGGCGGCAGACCAGGCAAAAAGTCAATTTTTGGCCAATATGAGCCATGAAATCCGGACGCCTATGAATGCCATCATCGGCATGACCCATCTGATCATGCAAACCCCGCTTGACACAAAGCAGACAGATTACGTCAGTAAGATTGATACATCTGCCAAATCCCTGCTGAACCTGATCAACGATATTTTGGATTTCTCAAAAATTGAAGCCGGCAAGATGGACATGGAAATCGTGTTGTTCCGCCTGGATGAAACCATGGAAAAACTTGCCGACCTGATTACTGTCAAAGCCGCTGGTAAAAAAAATATTGAGGTCCAGTTCAAGGTGGACCCCCAAATTCCAAACACCCTGAAAGGTGACCCCCTAAGATTGAACCAGGTTTTGGTCAACCTTGGCAACAATGCAGTGAAATTCACGGATAAAGGCCACATCATCGTGTCGGTGGATCTGCTTGAAAGACAAAAGGATCAGGGGCTCTTAAGGTTCTGCGTTACGGACAGCGGCATCGGTATGACACCGGAACAGCAGAAAAAACTGTTCAAAGTATTCAGCCAGGCAGATTCCTCAACAACCCGTAAATACGGCGGCACAGGATTGGGTCTTGTCATTTCAAAACGGATTGTCGAGATGATGGGCGGAGAAATCTTTCTTGAGAGTACGGCCGGGAAAGGCAGTACCTTCTCTTTTACCTTACCCATAGAATTTGGCCCCAAAGAGGCGCCCAAACAAAAGCGTGAAGAACAAACGATTTCCAGAGCGATTCTGGGGGCCAAAATTCTGCTGGCAGAGGACCACGAAATCAACCAGCAGGTTGCAAAGGAAATTCTGGAAAGCGCCGGCTTTTTCGTCCGGATGGCGAATAACGGAGAAGAAGCCCTTTCCATGGCCTTATCCCAGGATTTTGACCTGGTTCTCATGGACCTTCAAATGCCGGTGATGGACGGGTACCAGGCGACCCGGGAAATACGACGCCACAAAACCAGCGAAAACCTGCCCATTGTGGCCATGACAGCCTCTGCCATGCCCAGGGACCGGGCAAAGGCCATGGCTGCGGGCATGAATTCCCACGTAAGTAAGCCCATTGATCTAAAAGAGCTGTTCCAAACCCTTGCCCAGTGGATTAAACCTGGAGACAGGCCTTTCCCAAAGGGCTTTAACGAAAAACCGGACAAAGAGAGCACGATAGCTGATGTTCCGGGAATATCTGTACGGCATGCCCTTTCCCGTCTGGATAAAAACGAGGAACTCTACCTGGATCTGCTGGAAAAATTCAAACAAAATTATGCCTATGCGGACCGGGAGTTAAAGGATCTCATCGAAAATGGGCAGGATGCAGATGCCCGGCGGCTGGCCCATTCAATAAAAGGTGTGGCCGGCAATGTCGGTATGACAGACCTTCAGGCGGCAGCAGCCGACCTGGAAGCGGCTTTTTGTGACAAAAGGTCGTCTGAATACGACAATCTGATGACACGGTTTTCCCAGAGCTTACCCCTTGTGTTGTCTTCGGTGGATCAACTGACCAGCGCCATTGTCAAAAAGGCCCCATTGCCGGCAAATGGGCAAATCAAGTCCAAAAAAGAATTGGCCCGGATGTTGGTTGACCTTGCGCCATTTGTAAAAAAACGGGAAGCCAAACCGGCAAAAGAAAGAATCAAAAAAATGGCGCTCCTGGCATGGCCAAATCATATGGAGTCTGATATAGCACAGTTAGATCATCTAATTTCCAGATACCAATTCAAACCGGCTGAAGCACTCCTTGAAAAGGTCATGGTGACGCTGGAAGACATAGGATAA
- a CDS encoding acetate--CoA ligase family protein: MITNFVPGLLFSLKMNTKIFADLFANAYRGMRNITTRLGLNMQVDIDFHSLEQIFSKAWGQGRAFLFESEVYELLAKSGAETLPHVRLIKQGDRIADDDLVDMPGEKSVLKIVSPYIIHKTEVGGVRVVDKAPNKIRSAVRRMLYEVPENYASGLAHFQDGLPAHYRDLTGDDLASAVSRDIKGVLQVQYMPPDSAAFGNELIVGLRHTREFGTILSAGLGGTDTELYARRFRKGQAIVAASTAMCTGDQFFQLYRKTISYRKLAGLTRGQRRIVTDEQLVECFESFIRMGNTYCLENSQSVFIIDELEINPFAFTDFLMVPLDGMCRFSKRKRTPPRRPVTKIDNLLHPVRMGIIGVSSSRKNFGRIILDNVLAQGFDPKNMVLFKKGMDQFQGIDCLPEPAALANSRKGKLDLFIVAVGADQVPGLVEEIIEKDVAHAVMLISGGLGETHDSREKAGQVIDAIEAARTRPDTDGGPVFLGANCMGVISLPGSFDTWFIPEEKLPKDRSCPTTFCRAALISQSGAFMLHRSHQCPQLAPAYMISMGNQTDLTLGDMMTYFKDSDQVDVIAVYAEGFNDLDGLAFCRAIRDAVLAGKEVVFYKAGRTPEGKAATAGHTASLAGDYMVCESCVSQAGAIVARTFSEFQALMLLAETLNTKTIHGNRLAAVSGAGFEAVGMADSIQSDDFIMEFARFSDNTRTEVHSILAAKGLDRLVTISNPMDINPAADDQVHGDIAAILCRDPGVDAVIISLDPMSPAMQTLDTDSKGRYSMHHKGAVLHRLTSLNNTSATPIVAVVDGGRLYDPLRDTLIAGGIPVFNVCDGAVAALSLYIQGRLQANAIRALQGKGVSYD, translated from the coding sequence ATGATCACAAATTTTGTTCCCGGGTTGTTATTCTCCCTGAAAATGAATACAAAGATATTTGCTGATTTATTTGCAAACGCCTATAGAGGTATGCGTAACATAACAACGAGACTGGGATTAAACATGCAGGTGGATATTGATTTCCATTCCCTTGAACAAATTTTTTCTAAAGCCTGGGGCCAGGGGCGGGCGTTTCTTTTTGAATCCGAAGTATACGAACTTTTGGCGAAATCCGGGGCAGAGACGCTTCCCCATGTCCGGCTGATTAAGCAAGGGGACCGGATTGCCGATGACGATCTTGTGGATATGCCGGGAGAGAAAAGTGTACTAAAAATTGTCTCTCCATATATCATTCACAAAACAGAGGTGGGTGGTGTCCGGGTCGTGGACAAGGCGCCCAATAAAATTCGTTCCGCCGTACGTCGGATGCTCTACGAGGTGCCTGAAAACTATGCATCCGGCTTGGCTCATTTCCAGGACGGCCTGCCCGCGCACTACCGGGACCTGACCGGTGACGATCTTGCATCTGCCGTTTCCCGCGATATTAAAGGCGTACTGCAGGTGCAGTATATGCCTCCGGATTCGGCAGCCTTTGGCAATGAACTCATTGTCGGGCTGCGCCACACCAGAGAATTCGGCACGATTTTATCTGCTGGATTGGGCGGTACGGACACGGAATTATACGCAAGGCGGTTCAGGAAAGGCCAGGCCATCGTGGCTGCCTCCACGGCCATGTGCACCGGTGATCAATTCTTCCAATTGTATCGCAAAACCATTTCCTACAGAAAGCTTGCCGGTTTAACCCGGGGGCAGCGCCGTATCGTTACGGACGAGCAATTGGTGGAGTGCTTTGAATCTTTTATCCGCATGGGCAACACATATTGTCTTGAAAACTCCCAATCGGTTTTTATTATAGACGAACTTGAGATCAATCCGTTTGCCTTCACCGATTTTCTCATGGTGCCTCTGGACGGGATGTGCCGGTTTTCAAAACGGAAAAGAACACCACCCCGGCGCCCGGTGACAAAAATTGACAACCTGCTTCATCCGGTACGTATGGGCATTATTGGTGTATCTTCCTCCCGGAAGAATTTTGGCCGGATTATTCTGGACAATGTTCTGGCCCAGGGGTTTGATCCTAAGAATATGGTTCTTTTTAAAAAAGGCATGGATCAGTTTCAGGGCATTGACTGCCTGCCTGAGCCGGCGGCATTGGCAAACAGCCGCAAAGGGAAACTTGACCTTTTTATTGTGGCTGTGGGGGCTGATCAGGTGCCCGGCCTGGTTGAAGAGATTATAGAAAAGGATGTTGCCCATGCCGTTATGCTCATTTCCGGCGGCTTGGGCGAGACCCATGACAGCCGCGAGAAGGCCGGGCAGGTCATTGACGCCATAGAGGCTGCCCGCACCCGCCCGGACACCGATGGCGGCCCGGTGTTTTTAGGGGCCAATTGCATGGGGGTGATCTCTTTGCCCGGCAGCTTTGATACCTGGTTTATCCCTGAAGAAAAATTGCCCAAAGACAGATCCTGCCCCACAACATTCTGCCGGGCAGCCTTGATCAGTCAGAGCGGGGCTTTTATGCTGCACCGGAGCCACCAGTGTCCGCAATTGGCACCGGCTTATATGATTTCCATGGGTAATCAGACCGATTTAACCCTGGGGGACATGATGACATATTTCAAGGACAGTGATCAGGTGGATGTGATTGCCGTCTATGCCGAGGGCTTTAATGACCTGGACGGCCTGGCATTTTGCCGGGCCATCAGAGATGCGGTTCTGGCAGGTAAGGAAGTGGTGTTTTATAAGGCAGGCCGGACCCCGGAAGGCAAGGCCGCCACCGCCGGGCATACCGCCTCCCTTGCCGGGGACTATATGGTTTGCGAAAGTTGTGTTTCTCAAGCGGGTGCAATTGTTGCCAGAACCTTCAGTGAATTTCAGGCGCTTATGCTGCTGGCCGAAACATTGAACACGAAAACCATTCATGGTAACCGCCTGGCTGCTGTCAGTGGTGCCGGGTTTGAGGCTGTGGGCATGGCTGATTCCATCCAAAGCGATGATTTTATCATGGAATTTGCCCGGTTCAGCGATAACACCCGAACCGAGGTGCATTCTATACTGGCGGCCAAAGGCCTGGATCGTCTGGTGACGATATCCAACCCCATGGATATAAACCCGGCGGCCGATGATCAGGTTCACGGTGACATCGCCGCAATCCTTTGCCGGGACCCTGGGGTGGATGCCGTGATTATCAGTTTGGATCCCATGTCGCCGGCCATGCAGACCCTGGACACTGATTCAAAAGGTCGGTATTCCATGCACCATAAGGGTGCTGTTCTCCATCGGCTGACATCCTTGAATAATACCAGTGCAACCCCAATTGTGGCTGTGGTGGACGGGGGCAGGCTTTACGATCCTTTGCGAGACACGCTGATTGCAGGGGGCATTCCGGTTTTCAACGTTTGTGATGGTGCTGTTGCGGCGTTGTCTCTTTATATCCAGGGGCGGTTGCAGGCCAATGCCATCCGTGCGTTACAAGGAAAAGGTGTGAGTTATGACTGA